The uncultured Methanoregula sp. genomic sequence TGTCCCAGAGACGCATGGAGTCCATGCTGATCTCGTCCCCGAGATAGATCGTCTTGTTCTCCCGGCCGAATTCGATCTTGAAATCCACGAGAGTGATTCCCTGTTTTGCAAGAAGCTTTACGAGAAGTGCATTCACTTTAAGCGCAGCAGCCTTGATCTTCCTGAGCTCCTGCGGCGTCGCAATCTTAAGCGCCACGATCAACTCGTCATTGAGCATCGGGTCGTGCCTGGAGTCATCCTTGTAATCGATGACAATAACCGGCGGATCGAGTTTTGTGCCTTCCTTGAACGGATAATTCCGGACAATGGAACCGGCAGCGATATTCCGGACAATCACTTCGAGCGGGATCATCGCAAGCTCCCGCACTACCATGCGGTGGGCATCGAGCATTTCGATGAAATGGGTCCTGACCCCGTTCTTTGCAAGATACGCAAAGAAGAACGCCGAAACCCCTGCATTGTAACTGCC encodes the following:
- the purC gene encoding phosphoribosylaminoimidazolesuccinocarboxamide synthase; protein product: MKQKKILYAGKAKSVYRTDEKGRLIVEFRDDITAFDGGKKDVLKNKGSYNAGVSAFFFAYLAKNGVRTHFIEMLDAHRMVVRELAMIPLEVIVRNIAAGSIVRNYPFKEGTKLDPPVIVIDYKDDSRHDPMLNDELIVALKIATPQELRKIKAAALKVNALLVKLLAKQGITLVDFKIEFGRENKTIYLGDEISMDSMRLWDRKTGESLDKDVYRFNKGDVMDTYDRVAKRITKTAKKP